One region of Asterias rubens chromosome 5, eAstRub1.3, whole genome shotgun sequence genomic DNA includes:
- the LOC117290227 gene encoding leucine-rich repeat extensin-like protein 1, with translation MSVDQDTPPLVDSPSPTPEPDPEPEPELSVDQDTLPPVQPPSPPPEPEARYPTRNRQPPSVLTYDQMGTPTQQFVAPVLASPVDPRYAPVPHSSYPFPPTLPMYPPDLHPGQYLPAPIQYYPQQYGQGWMPMSRPPVPFNPLIQRH, from the coding sequence ATGTCTGTAGATCAGGACACACCACCTCTTGTAGACTCTCCCTCACCAACCCCTGAGCCCGACCCAGAACCTGAACCAGAATTGTCCGTGGATCAGGACACACTACCTCCAGTACAACCTCCCTCACCACCCCCCGAGCCAGAAGCGCGTTACCCCACCCGGAACCGACAACCCCCTAGTGTCCTCACATACGACCAGATGGGAACTCCTACGCAGCAGTTTGTCGCTCCCGTTTTAGCATCCCCGGTGGACCCTAGATATGCTCCGGTGCCCCACTCAAGCTATCCATTCCCACCAACCCTTCCAATGTATCCACCAGACCTTCACCCTGGACAGTACTTGCCAGCCCCAATCCAGTACTACCCCCAGCAGTATGGACAAGGATGGATGCCGATGTCAAGACCACCAGTCCCTTTCAATCCACTGATTCAACGACATTAG